In Leishmania mexicana MHOM/GT/2001/U1103 complete genome, chromosome 34, one DNA window encodes the following:
- a CDS encoding putative proteophosphoglycan ppg3, whose product MSFLSRRCTRQHPAIAAALLCVALLAFVCVGVRSASDEAGALNCSAPVPNYSAAEQKHTRMFLDTIKAAIPALASVWTCDNFCAHEGVECTEAGLHVHLNVNDLISSLPEIPEGVIGSSVVVAKFTFSGDINNLKGTLPISWHQLTSLSSFLFISTDTEDTPPQMRGTSIKNRVMANGAEVIPAEWENTAPRDGSLPVSRVSDSNMVGSLHSAWAGVNTKHRNYLQSGIGGRSLPEEWGNMSNIRVLNLTNLNLSGTLPASWSSLSLLEQLHVANNQLHGTLPASWGSLKSLIDLQLIGNKLTGTIPQEWGEMTALEKISLQLDYCTCVPHSWITRNVEVRLYSTVLGVDCPITSDCGSSSSSSSELECDGPIPFYTASQQVHTRNFLEAFKYTITALQPLWTCTNFCVWEYVHCTPAGVAVEITGTEFFGSVPEVPADVNPSEVVVTTLDFSHSVWLEGRYPNNWASLTSLQKVSFAYTSMWGTLPSQWGSMSVLKFLDLSFTWTDGKFPESWSRLANLEVLRLVHLTIPDHLPASWSSMKALRELDLDSTSVSGTLPPSWGALKNLEILSMPNNNIDATLPDEWSSLTQLRTLHLHHNKLVGSIPETYNAMVTLTRVSLEVNRLCGCLPSTWAEKNGVSMTITAQPEVLAPDCATENICETQTESSSSATTSSSSSVPSSSSSAPSSSSAPSSSSSAPSSSSAPSSSSSAPSSSSAPSSSSSAPSSSSAPSSSSSAPSSSSAPSSSSSAPSSSSAPSSSSSAPSSSSAPSSSSSAPSSSSAPSSSSSAPSSSSAPSSSSSAPSSSSAPSSSSSAPSSSSAPSSSSSAPSSSSAPSSSSSAPSSSSAPSSSSSAPSSSSAPSSSSSAPSSSSAPSSSSSAPSSSSAPSSSSSAPSSSSAPSSSSSASSSSSAPSSSSSAPSSSSAPSSSSSAPSSSSAPSSSSSAPSSSSAPSSSSSAPSSSSAPSSSSSAPSSSSAPSSSSSAPSSSSAPSSSSSAPSSSSAPSSSSSASSSSSAPSSSSSAPSSSSAPSSSSSAPSSSSAPSSSSSAPSSSSAPSSSSSAPSSSSAPSSSSSAPSSSSAPSSSSSASSSSSAPSSSSSAPSSSSAPSSSSSAPSSSSAPSSSSSAPSSSFAPSSSSSAPSSSFAPFSSSSAPCSSSAPSSSSSAPSSSSAPSSSSSAPSSSCAPSSSSSAPSSSSAPSSSSSAPSSSSAPSSS is encoded by the coding sequence ATGTCTTTTCTCTCGCGCCGGTGCACGCGGCAGCACCCcgccatcgcggcggcgctgctgtgcgtcgcGCTTTTGGCGTTTGtctgcgtgggtgtgcgctCTGCGTCCGATGAGGCAGGCGCCCTCAACTGCTCCGCCCCCGTCCCGAACTACTCTGCCGCTGAGCAGAAGCACACTCGCATGTTTCTAGACACCATCAAGGCGGCCATTCCAGCCTTGGCTTCCGTGTGGACCTGCGACAATTTCTGCGCGCACGAGGGCGTGGAGTGCACAGAGGCCGGCCTGCATGTGCACCTCAACGTCAACGACCTCATCAGCAGCCTCCCTGAAATACCTGAGGGCGTTATCGGATCATCTGTTGTGGTAGCGAAGTTCACCTTCTCCGGCGACATCAACAACTTGAAGGGCACGTTGCCTATCAGCTGGCATCAGCTaacctcgctctcctcgttTCTGTTCATCTCGACGGACACCGAAGATACGCCGCCACAGATGCGGGGAACTTCAATCAAAAACCGTGTGATGGCAAATGGTGCTGAAGTCATCCCAGCGGAATGGGAGAACACCGCCCCGCGTGACGGCTCTCTGCCTGTATCTCGGGTATCCGACAGCAATATGGTAGGCTCGCTGCACTCCGCATGGGCAGGGGTCAACACGAAGCACAGGAATTATCTCCAGAGTGGAATTGGTGGAAGAAGTCTTCCCGAGGAGTGGGGCAACATGTCGAACATTAGGGTTCTCAACCTGACGAACCTTAATCTCTCCGGAACGCTACCGGCTTCCTGGTCTTCCTTGAGCTTGCTTGAGCAACTCCACGTCGCGAACAACCAACTTCACGGTACTCTGCCAGCGTCGTGGGGGAGTCTGAAGAGCTTGATTGACCTGCAGCTGATTGGCAACAAGCTCACGGGTACTATTCCGCAAGAATGGGGTGAAATGACTGCACTCGAGAAAATCTCTCTCCAGCTTGACTACTGTACCTGCGTGCCACACAGCTGGATCACGCGGAATGTCGAAGTTAGACTCTACTCCACCGTTCTGGGTGTCGACTGTCCAATCACCTCAGATTGCggctcgagcagcagcagcagctctgaACTGGAGTGTGATGGCCCCATTCCGTTTTACACAGCAAGCcagcaggtgcacacgcgcaactTCCTTGAGGCGTTCAAGTACACAATTACAGctctgcagccgctgtgGACCTGCACGAACTTCTGTGTCTGGGAGTATGTGCACTGCACACCGGCGGGTGTGGCAGTGGAGATTACTGGCACAGAGTTTTTCGGTTCTGTTCCCGAGGTACCCGCCGATGTGAACCCGTCGGAGGTGGTGGTAACCACGCTTGATTTCAGTCATAGCGTGTGGCTGGAGGGCAGGTATCCCAATAACTGGGCCTCGCTGACGTCTCTGCAGAAGGTGTCCTTTGCATACACTTCGATGTGGGGAACGCTGCCATCCCAGTGGGGTTCCATGTCCGTGCTGAAGTTCCTCGATTTAAGCTTCACGTGGACAGACGGTAAGTTCCCCGAGAGTTGGAGCCGCTTAGCGAACTTGGAGGTGCTCAGATTAGTGCATCTCACAATTCCGGATCACTTGCCGGCCTCGTGGAGCAGCATGAAAGCATTGCGGGAGCTCGACCTCGACAGCACCAGCGTGTCAGGCACGCTACCACCCTCCTGGGGCGCCCTCAAGAACCTCGAGATTCTATCTATGCCCAACAACAACATTGACGCGACTTTACCTGATGAATGGAGCTCGCTAACGCAGCTGCGAACCCTACACCTGCACCATAACAAGCTTGTCGGCTCTATCCCAGAGACCTACAACGCGATGGTTACCCTCACCCGTGTCAGCCTCGAAGTCAACCGACTCTGCGGCTGCCTCCCAAGTACATGGGCCGAGAAGAACGGTGTGTCCATGACCATCACCGCTCAGCCGGAGGTACTCGCTCCTGACTGCGCGACTGAGAACATCTGcgagacacagacagaaagtagcagctccgccaccacctcgtcttcgtcgtccgtgccgtccagcagcagctccgcgccgtcctcgtcgtctgcgccgtccagcagcagctccgcaccgtcctcgtcgtccgcgccgtccagcagcagctccgcgccgtcctcgtcgtccgcgccgtccagcagcagctccgcgccatcctcgtcgtctgcgccgtccagcagcagctctgcgccgtcctcgtcgtccgcgccgtccagcagcagctctgcgccgtcctcgtcgtctgcgccgtccagcagcagctccgcgccgtcctcgtcgtccgcgccgtccagcagcagctctgcgccgtcctcgtcgtccgcgccgtccagcagcagctctgcgccgtcctcgtcgtccgcgccgtccagcagcagctctgcgccgtcctcgtcgtctgcgccgtccagcagcagctccgcgccgtcctcgtcgtctgcgccgtccagcagcagctctgcgccgtcctcgtcgtccgcgccgtccagcagcagctctgcgccgtcctcgtcgtctgcgccgtccagcagcagctccgcgccgtcctcgtcgtctgcgccgtccagcagcagctctgcgccgtcctcgtcgtctgcgccgtccagcagcagctctgcgccgtcctcgtcgtctgcgccgtccagcagcagctctgcgccgtcctcgtcgtccgcgccgtccagcagcagctctgcgtcgtcctcgtcgtctgcgccgtccagcagcagctctgcaccgtcctcgtcgtccgcgccgtccagcagcagctctgcgccgtcttcgtcgtccgcgccgtccagcagcagctccgcgccttcctcgtcgtctgcaccgtccagcagcagctctgcgccgtcctcgtcgtctgcgccgtccagcagcagctccgcgccgtcctcgtcgtccgcgccgtccagcagcagctctgcgccgtcttcgtcgtctgcgccttccagcagcagctctgcgccgtcctcgtcgtctgcgccgtccagcagcagctctgcgtcgtcttcgtcgtctgcgccgtccagcagcagctccgcgccttcctcgtcgtccgcgccgtccagcagcagctccgcgccgtcctcgtcgtctgcgccgtccagcagcagctctgcgccgtcttcgtcgtctgcgccgtccagcagcagctccgcgccatcctcgtcgtctgcgccgtccagcagcagctccgcgccgtcctcgtcgtccgcgccgtccagcagcagctctgcgtcgtcttcgtcgtctgcgccgtccagcagcagctccgcgccatcctcgtcgtccgcgccgtccagcagcagctccgcgccgtcctcgtcgtccgcgccgtccagcagcagctctgcgccgtcctcgtcgttcgcgccgtccagcagcagctccgcaccgtcctcgtcgttTGCGCcgttcagcagcagctccgcaccgtgctcgtcgtccgcgccgtccagcagcagctccgcgccgtcctcgtcgtctgcgccgtccagcagcagctccgcgccgtcctcgtcgtgtgcgccgtccagcagcagctctgctccgtcctcgtcgtccgcgccgtccagcagcagctctgcgccgtcctcgtcgtccgcgccgtccagcagca